One Rosa chinensis cultivar Old Blush chromosome 5, RchiOBHm-V2, whole genome shotgun sequence genomic region harbors:
- the LOC112164942 gene encoding putative E3 ubiquitin-protein ligase XBAT31 isoform X1 — translation MGQGLSCGASDEHGLFSAVQLGDLETVETLVERDSAILRHTTVYDRHSALHIAAANGQIEILSLLLERSVNPDALNRHKQTPLMLAAMHGKISCVRKLLEVGANVLMFDSLHGRTCLHYAAYYGHADCLQAIVSAAQSSHVAVSWGFARFVNIRDGRGATPLHLASRRSRPECVHILLDNGALVCASTGGYVCPGSTPLHLAARGGSLDCIRGLLAWGADRAQRDGSGRMPYIVALKHKHGACAAMLNPSSAEPLVWPSPLKFISELNEEAKALLEQALTEANKEREKNILKGSGYSLASPSHSDVHSDIGMDDNLSEASDSDLCCICFEQVCTIEVQNCGHQMCAQCTLALCCHNKPNPNTLCLTPPVCPFCRSTIARLVVAKIKSHDDADLDTGDNISSKLRKARKSRNFSEGSSSFKSLSAMNSFGKMGGRGSGRIVAENEWADKP, via the exons ATGGGTCAGGGACTGAGTTGCGGAGCGAGTGACGAGCATGGGCTCTTCAGCGCCGTGCAACTTGGGGACCTGGAGACGGTGGAGACTTTGGTAGAGAGAGACTCGGCTATCTTGCGTCACACCACCGTGTATGATCGTCACTCTGCTCTTCATATTGCTGCCGCTAATGGCCAGATCGAG ATTCTTTCTCTGCTGTTAGAACGATCTGTAAATCCTGATGCGTTGAATCGTCACAAGCAG ACTCCGCTTATGTTGGCTGCAATGCATGGCAAGATCTCATGCGTGCGAAAGCTTCTTGAAGTAGGAGCAAAT GTATTAATGTTCGATTCCCTTCACGGAAGAACCTGTTTGCattatgctgcttactatggcCATGCCGATTGCCTCCAGGCCATTGTTTCCGCTGCTCAATCAAGTCATGTAGCTGTTTCATG GGGATTTGCGCGATTTGTGAATATTAGAGATGGTAGGGGAGCGACCCCGTTGCATTTAGCATCCAGGCGAAGTAGGCCTGAATGTGTACATATATTGTTAGACAACGGAGCTCTTGTTTGTGCTTCAACTGGCGGATATGT CTGCCCAGGAAGCACTCCGCTGCATTTGGCTGCAAGAGGGGGATCTCTGGATTGTATACGAGGATTGTTGGCATGGGGTGCAGATCGCGCTCAAAGAGATGGATCGGG GAGAATGCCATATATAGTTGCTTTGAAACACAAACATGGAGCTTGTGCAGCTATGCTAAATCCGTCATCAGCTGAGCCTCTGGTGTGGCCATCACCTTTGAAGTTTATTAGTGAGCTTAATGAGGAGGCAAAAGCTTTGTTAGAACAGGCCTTAACGGAGGCAAACAAGGAGAGGGAGAAGAACATCTTGAAAGGAAGCGGTTACTCTCTTGCATCTCCATCGCATTCTGATGTGCATTCTGATATAGGGATGGATGACAATCTTTCTGAG GCAAGTGATTCGGATTTATGCTGCATATGCTTTGAGCAGGTGTGCACAATTGAGGTCCAGAATTGTGGCCACCAAATGTGCGCGCAATGCACTCTAGCCCTCTGCTGCCACAACAAGCCTAACCCTAATACATTATGCCTAACCCCGCCAGTTTGCCCTTTCTGCCGAAGCACCATAGCCCGTCTGGTGGTGGCAAAGATCAAAAGTCATGATGATGCTGATCTTGACACTGGTGACAACATCTCCTCCAAGCTAAGAAAGGCAAGAAAGTCCCGAAACTTCAGCGAGGGTAGCAGCAGCTTCAAGAGCTTGTCGGCAATGAATTCGTTTGGAAAAATGGGTGGTCGTGGCTCAGGAAGGATTGTTGCAGAGAATGAGTGGGCTGACAAGCCTTGA
- the LOC112164942 gene encoding putative E3 ubiquitin-protein ligase XBAT31 isoform X2, producing the protein MIVTLLFILLPLMARSRWVLPSVFGDCVQEFLEKWVFVSCWGISVLFILSLLLERSVNPDALNRHKQTPLMLAAMHGKISCVRKLLEVGANVLMFDSLHGRTCLHYAAYYGHADCLQAIVSAAQSSHVAVSWGFARFVNIRDGRGATPLHLASRRSRPECVHILLDNGALVCASTGGYVCPGSTPLHLAARGGSLDCIRGLLAWGADRAQRDGSGRMPYIVALKHKHGACAAMLNPSSAEPLVWPSPLKFISELNEEAKALLEQALTEANKEREKNILKGSGYSLASPSHSDVHSDIGMDDNLSEASDSDLCCICFEQVCTIEVQNCGHQMCAQCTLALCCHNKPNPNTLCLTPPVCPFCRSTIARLVVAKIKSHDDADLDTGDNISSKLRKARKSRNFSEGSSSFKSLSAMNSFGKMGGRGSGRIVAENEWADKP; encoded by the exons ATGATCGTCACTCTGCTCTTCATATTGCTGCCGCTAATGGCCAGATCGAGGTGGGTTCTTCCTTCTGTTTTCGGTGATTGCGTTCAAGAATTTTTGGAGAAATgggtttttgtttcttgctggGGAATcagtgttcttttt ATTCTTTCTCTGCTGTTAGAACGATCTGTAAATCCTGATGCGTTGAATCGTCACAAGCAG ACTCCGCTTATGTTGGCTGCAATGCATGGCAAGATCTCATGCGTGCGAAAGCTTCTTGAAGTAGGAGCAAAT GTATTAATGTTCGATTCCCTTCACGGAAGAACCTGTTTGCattatgctgcttactatggcCATGCCGATTGCCTCCAGGCCATTGTTTCCGCTGCTCAATCAAGTCATGTAGCTGTTTCATG GGGATTTGCGCGATTTGTGAATATTAGAGATGGTAGGGGAGCGACCCCGTTGCATTTAGCATCCAGGCGAAGTAGGCCTGAATGTGTACATATATTGTTAGACAACGGAGCTCTTGTTTGTGCTTCAACTGGCGGATATGT CTGCCCAGGAAGCACTCCGCTGCATTTGGCTGCAAGAGGGGGATCTCTGGATTGTATACGAGGATTGTTGGCATGGGGTGCAGATCGCGCTCAAAGAGATGGATCGGG GAGAATGCCATATATAGTTGCTTTGAAACACAAACATGGAGCTTGTGCAGCTATGCTAAATCCGTCATCAGCTGAGCCTCTGGTGTGGCCATCACCTTTGAAGTTTATTAGTGAGCTTAATGAGGAGGCAAAAGCTTTGTTAGAACAGGCCTTAACGGAGGCAAACAAGGAGAGGGAGAAGAACATCTTGAAAGGAAGCGGTTACTCTCTTGCATCTCCATCGCATTCTGATGTGCATTCTGATATAGGGATGGATGACAATCTTTCTGAG GCAAGTGATTCGGATTTATGCTGCATATGCTTTGAGCAGGTGTGCACAATTGAGGTCCAGAATTGTGGCCACCAAATGTGCGCGCAATGCACTCTAGCCCTCTGCTGCCACAACAAGCCTAACCCTAATACATTATGCCTAACCCCGCCAGTTTGCCCTTTCTGCCGAAGCACCATAGCCCGTCTGGTGGTGGCAAAGATCAAAAGTCATGATGATGCTGATCTTGACACTGGTGACAACATCTCCTCCAAGCTAAGAAAGGCAAGAAAGTCCCGAAACTTCAGCGAGGGTAGCAGCAGCTTCAAGAGCTTGTCGGCAATGAATTCGTTTGGAAAAATGGGTGGTCGTGGCTCAGGAAGGATTGTTGCAGAGAATGAGTGGGCTGACAAGCCTTGA
- the LOC112164943 gene encoding uncharacterized protein At3g17950, protein MAREQEEGWPLGLQPMHVRVGLAARDREVSGSVSFNTLLTGSPTSSTDSSSDLDTESTGSFFHDRSITLGNLIGINSILELSRRSLRGRKTDQICKDKKSSNNNNNNTKFRLCCFSLCSRDSTDGENVNGTKTPPSLGHFLAEERRAAIDEYRRNPQIYGPDDELAMAQQATTEPNSLFVNGQVAPPPQSSPWFDSDVDRRKPLLFSCMC, encoded by the exons ATGGCTCGTGAGCAG GAGGAAGGCTGGCCTCTGGGTTTGCAGCCAATGCATGTGAGAGTTGGGCTGGCTGCTCGAGACCGTGAAGTTTCTGGATCGGTGTCATTCAATACTTTACTAACTGGCTCTCCGACCTCCTCCACAGACTCTTCTTCGGATCTGGATACAGAG TCGACAGGGTCTTTCTTCCATGATAGAAGCATCACACTTGGGAATCTTATAGGAATCAATAGCATTCTAGAGCTATCAAGGAGATCATTAAGAGGAAGAAAGACTGATCAGATCTGTAAGGATAAAAagagcagcaacaacaacaacaacaacaccaaGTTCAGATTGTGTTGTTTCTCTCTATGCTCAAGGGACAGTACAGATGGTGAGAATGTGAACGGTACTAAAACTCCTCCATCCCTCGGCCATTTCCttgcagaagagagaagagCTGCCATTGATGAATACAGAAGAAACCCTCAAATTTATGGCCCAGATGATGAGCTTGCCATGGCTCAGCAGGCTACTACAGAACCCAACTCCCTTTTTGTTAATGGACAAGTAGCTCCTCCTCCTCAATCTAGTCCATGGTTTGATTCAGATGTTGACAGAAGAAAACCATTGCTATTTTCATGCATGTGTTGA